The DNA window TCGCAGCGGAGATAGTGGCTGAACATTTTCTAAACCTGGAGTCGGAAACTGACCTTTTCCAGGCTACGTTGCAAGCCAATGAACGGCTTCGGCAGGTGATGCGCGATCAAGGGATAGATCTGCAAAAGACCGAAACGCTATGGGCCGCGGCACATGCCGTGGTGCGGATCGGAGAACACCACATCGAGTGGGTGCAAAGCGGCGACTGCATGATCTATGCCCTCTACAGGGATCAAACCGTTCGGACGGTGACACGGGATTCGGTGGAAGATCATGACCGCCAAGTGATCGAACTGTGGATTTACACATCCTCCTGTGCCTCTTCCAGCCTCAACAAATCCTTGAAGCGAATTAATTTTCCGGTCATCCCCATTGGCAATCTCCAACCACTTTTTATACGGATCCACCTTTGTTACAAAGCCGCAGAACTTACGTTATGGCGGAAAGCTTCGTTGAAGCGATGTACCATCAGGATACGGAAATTCTCCAGCTGCTTTCCGAGGGACTTATACAACAAACGGGATTTTTTTTATGAAGGAGATGGAAAGGATGACGATCATTTGCACGAAAAAACATGAAACAAATAACGA is part of the Polycladomyces subterraneus genome and encodes:
- a CDS encoding protein phosphatase 2C domain-containing protein, encoding MPSVETVWIQGQGFCNEDRLIIDQSRGLYGVADGATGLDRFRDENGLTGGAIAAEIVAEHFLNLESETDLFQATLQANERLRQVMRDQGIDLQKTETLWAAAHAVVRIGEHHIEWVQSGDCMIYALYRDQTVRTVTRDSVEDHDRQVIELWIYTSSCASSSLNKSLKRINFPVIPIGNLQPLFIRIHLCYKAAELTLWRKASLKRCTIRIRKFSSCFPRDLYNKRDFFYEGDGKDDDHLHEKT